A genomic stretch from Anaerolinea thermophila UNI-1 includes:
- a CDS encoding L-lactate dehydrogenase, which produces MLPEGIHRPVKVGIVGTGNVGATFAYALLLSGLATEIILIDNNRARAEGEAMDLNHAAPLARPARVFAGDYSDLAGAVVTVVTAGSAQRPGETRLDLAGRNAEIFRSIIPKITQFNPSGIILIATNPVDILSYVAWKLSGLPHNQVIGSGTILDTARFRYLLSEYFQVDPRSVHAYIIGEHGDSEVPVWSLANIAGMRLPVFCTRNNFGCIDHELEEIFTQTRDAAYHIIERKGATYYAIGAGLLRIVEAIIRDQSTVLSVSNLIQNYYGINDVYLSLPCVIDRGGVERVIYLELNDEEAIGLRKSASVLRKMIEDLGF; this is translated from the coding sequence ATGCTCCCAGAAGGCATTCATCGCCCCGTCAAAGTTGGTATTGTTGGAACGGGCAACGTTGGAGCCACATTTGCTTATGCGTTGCTACTCTCTGGCTTGGCAACGGAGATTATCCTCATAGACAACAACCGGGCACGGGCAGAAGGAGAAGCCATGGATTTAAACCATGCTGCTCCACTTGCCCGCCCGGCTCGTGTTTTTGCCGGGGATTATTCCGACCTTGCTGGTGCTGTTGTGACAGTAGTCACCGCCGGAAGTGCCCAGCGGCCTGGCGAGACTCGATTAGACCTTGCAGGTCGAAATGCTGAAATTTTCCGAAGCATCATTCCCAAAATCACCCAATTCAATCCCTCCGGAATCATCCTCATCGCGACAAACCCGGTAGATATTCTTTCGTATGTTGCATGGAAACTTTCTGGGTTGCCGCACAATCAAGTCATTGGCTCGGGCACAATTCTGGATACAGCAAGATTCAGATACTTGTTGAGCGAATACTTTCAGGTTGATCCGCGAAGTGTACACGCTTATATCATCGGCGAACACGGAGATAGTGAAGTTCCTGTCTGGTCGTTAGCGAACATCGCCGGCATGCGTCTGCCTGTATTCTGCACCCGAAATAATTTTGGATGCATTGACCACGAACTAGAAGAGATTTTCACTCAAACTCGCGATGCCGCCTACCACATCATTGAACGAAAGGGCGCCACTTATTATGCAATAGGCGCGGGGTTGCTTCGTATCGTTGAGGCAATTATTCGAGACCAGAGTACTGTACTTTCCGTTTCGAACCTGATTCAAAACTACTACGGCATCAATGATGTATATCTGAGCCTGCCATGTGTCATTGATCGAGGTGGCGTAGAAAGGGTAATCTACCTGGAATTAAACGATGAGGAAGCAATTGGGTTAAGGAAATCAGCCTCGGTCCTGAGAAAAATGATTGAAGATTTGGGCTTTTAG
- a CDS encoding alpha-glucosidase: MARIADLKWWQKVVFYQIYPRSFADGNGDGIGDFYGVIEKLDYLKELGVGGLWISPHFPSPLFDCGYDVADYCDVAPEYGDLNLFGKFLEEAHRRDIRVILDLVLNHTSDQHPWFIESRSSRDNPKRDWYIWKDGKNGGPPNNWYSTFGGSAWEWDENTGQYYYHFFFKQQPDLNWRNPEVKQAMWDAVRFWLKMGVDGFRLDAVGTIYEVEDLRDQQSGITQEELFLMGYRAKTPQDHRRVGKLWEKMYSYQVDLPEVHDLMKELRQVVDEFPDRVLVGETDDIRFYGNGEDELHLNFNFPLMRTRFITPSWVRKNQRERLGALPAKAWPCNTLGNHDSPRMFSRYGDEEHDEAIARVNLALILTLKGTPFLYNGEEIGMSDYLFTDESRFRDLLALFFLKLAREHPDLISPEEAPLIAARRGRDKCRTPFQWANKPNGGFSPESVEPWLPVNPNYAQGVNAEDQERTPNSLLHFYREIIRVRQENPALIAGDYHELGRDKDCLVFLRQSEEQTCLVVLNMSNKKRKMKKYLEEDRLHTLFCSRSRENQDWVFEPYEIWVAQVN; encoded by the coding sequence ATGGCTCGCATTGCGGATTTGAAGTGGTGGCAAAAAGTGGTTTTTTATCAGATTTATCCTCGTAGTTTTGCCGATGGGAATGGAGATGGAATCGGCGATTTTTACGGGGTGATTGAGAAACTGGATTACTTAAAAGAATTAGGGGTGGGCGGTTTGTGGATCTCTCCGCATTTCCCGTCCCCGCTCTTTGACTGTGGGTATGATGTAGCAGATTATTGTGATGTTGCTCCCGAATATGGAGATTTGAACCTGTTTGGTAAGTTTCTCGAAGAAGCCCATCGCCGGGATATCAGGGTTATTCTTGATCTGGTCTTAAATCACACCTCTGACCAGCATCCCTGGTTTATTGAGTCTCGTTCCAGCCGTGATAATCCCAAGCGGGACTGGTATATCTGGAAGGATGGAAAAAATGGCGGTCCACCCAATAATTGGTATTCCACCTTTGGCGGTTCGGCTTGGGAATGGGACGAGAATACCGGGCAGTATTATTACCATTTCTTCTTTAAACAACAGCCTGATTTGAACTGGCGCAACCCTGAAGTCAAGCAAGCCATGTGGGATGCTGTACGATTCTGGTTGAAAATGGGAGTAGATGGTTTTCGCCTCGATGCTGTAGGAACTATCTATGAGGTGGAAGACTTACGCGATCAGCAGTCAGGAATTACCCAGGAAGAATTATTCTTGATGGGGTATCGGGCTAAGACCCCTCAGGATCATCGTCGGGTGGGAAAGCTCTGGGAAAAAATGTATTCTTATCAGGTGGATCTCCCAGAAGTCCATGACCTGATGAAGGAACTTCGTCAGGTGGTGGATGAGTTTCCTGACAGAGTGCTGGTGGGGGAAACGGATGATATTCGCTTCTATGGGAATGGTGAGGATGAACTCCATCTGAATTTTAACTTCCCTCTCATGCGTACCCGGTTTATTACCCCGTCCTGGGTGAGGAAGAATCAGCGAGAACGCCTGGGGGCATTACCAGCAAAGGCGTGGCCCTGTAATACTTTAGGAAACCATGATAGCCCCAGAATGTTCAGCCGGTATGGAGATGAGGAGCATGACGAGGCGATTGCTCGTGTGAACCTGGCATTGATCTTAACCCTAAAAGGCACTCCATTTCTTTACAATGGGGAAGAAATCGGGATGAGCGATTATTTGTTTACGGATGAGTCTCGATTCCGTGATTTGCTCGCTCTGTTTTTCTTGAAATTAGCCAGAGAACATCCGGATCTGATCTCCCCAGAAGAGGCTCCGTTGATCGCTGCCAGACGCGGTCGAGATAAGTGTCGCACACCTTTCCAGTGGGCAAACAAGCCCAATGGCGGTTTTTCTCCAGAATCAGTGGAACCCTGGCTTCCTGTAAACCCAAACTATGCCCAGGGTGTAAATGCTGAGGACCAGGAAAGGACTCCCAATTCTCTGCTTCATTTCTATCGTGAGATAATCCGTGTGCGTCAAGAAAATCCGGCATTGATTGCTGGGGATTATCATGAACTGGGAAGAGATAAGGACTGCCTGGTTTTCCTGAGACAATCAGAGGAACAAACTTGTTTGGTGGTTCTGAATATGTCGAATAAAAAGCGCAAGATGAAGAAATATCTGGAAGAGGACAGGTTACATACTTTGTTCTGTTCCCGTTCCCGTGAGAACCAGGACTGGGTTTTTGAACCTTATGAAATCTGGGTAGCCCAGGTCAATTAA
- a CDS encoding twin-arginine translocase TatA/TatE family subunit yields MPIRLGVPELVLILVIVILLFGVGRIGKIAGELGSGIRAFRDGLKSPEEKAEEKKPEEKNE; encoded by the coding sequence ATGCCTATTCGACTTGGTGTACCTGAACTGGTTCTCATTCTGGTCATCGTCATTCTCCTCTTCGGGGTAGGACGAATCGGAAAGATCGCTGGTGAACTCGGGTCTGGTATCCGTGCATTTCGTGATGGGCTAAAAAGTCCTGAAGAAAAAGCCGAAGAAAAGAAACCGGAAGAGAAAAACGAATAA
- a CDS encoding MiaB/RimO family radical SAM methylthiotransferase yields the protein MDSVGCRLNQSEIEKFALEFRAAGHTIVASPSEADLVVVNTCAVTAEAASDSRQKIRQAARYTSGKIAVTGCWATLDRVGAMSLPKVDRVFLNDQKDTLVSTVLGIPTEVFDIEPLAREPLPGLHARTRAFIKVQDGCDNHCTFCVTRLARGKGRSRNIAEVLSDIRIAQAGGAKEVVLTGVHLGSWGQDFTPKMHLRDLIKVILQESDIPRLRLSSLEPWNLDEGFFALWEDSRLCRHLHLPLQSGCATTLRRMARKTSPQQFETLVNQARRWISDVAITTDIIVGFPGETEEEFEESLRFVERMRFAGGHVFTYSDRPGTAATRLPNPVPPEIRKLRNARIREVVQESAQNYLKQFLGKEVLVLWESTDSLGPLGWNLHGLTDHYIKVVSLSREKLWNRFSRVKLVEVEGDRIRGEILETLSE from the coding sequence TTGGATTCAGTTGGATGTCGTTTAAATCAGAGCGAGATTGAAAAATTTGCTCTCGAATTTCGTGCGGCAGGTCATACGATTGTAGCCAGCCCTTCAGAAGCGGATTTGGTAGTGGTAAACACCTGTGCTGTGACAGCCGAAGCCGCTTCTGATTCCCGTCAGAAGATTCGCCAAGCCGCCCGATATACATCCGGGAAAATTGCTGTTACTGGTTGCTGGGCAACTCTGGATCGAGTTGGGGCGATGTCTCTGCCTAAGGTAGATCGGGTGTTTCTGAATGATCAAAAAGACACGCTTGTCTCTACGGTGTTAGGTATTCCCACAGAGGTTTTTGATATTGAGCCACTGGCTCGTGAGCCATTGCCGGGATTACATGCCCGTACCAGGGCATTTATTAAAGTGCAGGATGGGTGTGATAATCACTGTACCTTTTGTGTAACCCGTTTGGCTCGGGGAAAAGGGAGAAGCAGGAACATTGCCGAAGTGCTCTCCGACATACGCATTGCTCAGGCGGGGGGTGCAAAAGAGGTTGTCTTAACCGGGGTGCATCTTGGTTCATGGGGGCAGGACTTTACTCCTAAAATGCACTTACGGGATTTAATCAAAGTCATTTTGCAGGAAAGCGATATTCCTCGCTTGCGCCTTTCGTCGCTCGAGCCGTGGAATCTTGATGAGGGCTTCTTTGCATTGTGGGAAGATTCGCGATTATGCCGGCATTTACATCTACCTCTGCAATCCGGGTGTGCCACGACATTAAGGCGCATGGCAAGGAAGACCAGCCCCCAACAATTTGAGACTCTGGTGAATCAGGCGCGTAGATGGATATCCGACGTAGCCATTACCACAGATATCATTGTAGGTTTCCCGGGTGAAACAGAAGAGGAGTTTGAGGAAAGTCTGCGCTTTGTTGAGCGTATGCGGTTTGCTGGTGGTCATGTCTTTACTTACTCTGACCGGCCCGGTACGGCTGCTACCCGATTACCCAATCCGGTGCCTCCGGAAATTCGCAAATTGCGCAATGCTCGAATAAGGGAAGTTGTTCAGGAATCTGCGCAAAATTACTTGAAGCAATTTTTGGGAAAAGAAGTTCTTGTCTTGTGGGAATCTACGGACTCCCTTGGACCATTGGGGTGGAATCTGCACGGTTTAACAGATCACTACATTAAGGTAGTTTCGTTATCTAGAGAAAAGTTGTGGAATCGCTTCAGTCGAGTGAAATTGGTAGAGGTTGAAGGAGACCGAATCAGGGGAGAGATTCTGGAAACTCTTTCAGAATAG
- a CDS encoding YbaK/EbsC family protein has product MHPLAEKVQQALNALGYSGNVQELPASTRTALEAAQALNCEIGQIVKSLVFIFSGNHQPILLLVSGKNRVDEAKVGFVLGDEIRKATAQEVQQITGFPIGGVPPIGHLQILPVIFDEDLLHFEIVWAAAGTPNSIFPISPTLLRDITHARVMSVK; this is encoded by the coding sequence ATGCATCCTCTGGCTGAGAAAGTACAACAAGCCTTAAACGCTTTAGGATATTCTGGTAATGTTCAGGAATTGCCCGCCAGCACTCGCACTGCCCTGGAAGCAGCCCAAGCGTTGAACTGTGAGATAGGACAGATTGTAAAATCGCTGGTATTTATCTTTTCCGGAAACCATCAGCCCATCCTGCTACTAGTCAGTGGAAAGAATCGGGTAGATGAAGCAAAAGTGGGATTTGTTCTGGGAGATGAAATCAGAAAAGCCACTGCCCAGGAAGTCCAGCAAATCACAGGCTTCCCCATCGGGGGAGTACCTCCAATTGGACACCTGCAGATTCTTCCTGTAATTTTTGATGAGGATCTCCTTCACTTTGAAATTGTTTGGGCGGCGGCGGGTACACCCAATTCCATTTTTCCAATTTCCCCTACCCTTTTGAGAGACATTACCCATGCCAGAGTGATGTCCGTTAAGTAA
- the ahcY gene encoding adenosylhomocysteinase, whose translation MSGFDIKDPKLAEGGRLRIEWAEREMPVLRSIRERFAKERPLSGVRISACLHVTTETANLMRTLQAGGADVVLTASNPLSTQDDVAAALVNVFEIPTFAIKGEDNVTYYKHLRAALDHQPHLTMDDGADLVSTLHKERRDLLSNVLGGTEETTTGVIRLRAMAADGALAFPIIAVNDALTKHLFDNRYGTGQSTIDGIVRATNVLLAGKVFVVAGYGWCGRGLASRARGMGSNVIVTEVDPLKALEAVMDGYRVMPMTEAAKIGDIFCTVTGDINVIDRHHFELMKDGAIVANSGHFNVEINIPALEELSQGKRLVRPFVEEYTLKDGRRIYLLGEGRLINLASAEGHPASVMDMSFANQALSVEYMLKHHAELEKKVYSVPEVIDQEIARLKLESMGIEIDTLTPEQVQYLNSWEEGT comes from the coding sequence ATGTCTGGATTTGATATCAAAGATCCCAAGTTGGCAGAAGGTGGGCGGTTACGCATTGAATGGGCTGAACGGGAGATGCCCGTTTTACGCTCCATACGGGAACGTTTTGCAAAGGAACGTCCTCTTTCTGGTGTAAGAATTTCGGCTTGTTTGCATGTCACCACTGAAACAGCAAATTTGATGAGAACCCTGCAAGCAGGAGGCGCCGATGTAGTCCTGACTGCCTCGAATCCATTATCTACTCAGGATGATGTAGCGGCGGCTTTGGTTAATGTGTTTGAGATTCCCACCTTTGCCATTAAAGGGGAGGATAACGTTACCTATTACAAGCACCTGCGTGCTGCGCTTGATCATCAACCTCATTTGACCATGGATGATGGTGCTGATCTGGTCAGTACCTTGCATAAGGAACGACGTGATTTGCTGAGCAATGTGTTGGGGGGTACCGAAGAGACCACCACTGGAGTGATCCGCCTTCGTGCAATGGCAGCAGATGGGGCCCTGGCATTTCCGATTATTGCGGTGAATGACGCCCTCACCAAGCACTTGTTTGACAACCGGTATGGGACAGGGCAATCTACTATTGATGGGATTGTGCGGGCTACCAATGTTCTGCTCGCCGGAAAAGTGTTTGTAGTTGCAGGATATGGTTGGTGTGGACGGGGCTTGGCAAGCCGCGCACGCGGTATGGGTTCAAACGTGATTGTTACGGAAGTGGATCCCTTGAAAGCCTTGGAAGCGGTGATGGATGGCTATCGTGTGATGCCCATGACCGAAGCAGCAAAAATTGGGGATATTTTCTGTACCGTAACTGGAGATATCAACGTCATCGACCGTCATCATTTTGAACTGATGAAGGACGGGGCAATTGTTGCTAATTCCGGACACTTCAATGTTGAAATCAACATTCCAGCATTGGAAGAACTTTCCCAGGGAAAGCGGTTGGTCCGTCCATTTGTAGAGGAATATACTCTGAAAGATGGCCGCAGAATCTACTTGCTCGGTGAAGGCCGTCTTATCAATTTGGCTTCAGCAGAAGGACATCCTGCAAGCGTTATGGATATGTCTTTTGCCAATCAGGCTTTGAGCGTGGAGTACATGCTCAAGCATCACGCTGAGTTGGAAAAGAAGGTGTACTCTGTACCTGAAGTGATTGATCAGGAAATTGCCCGACTTAAACTTGAGTCCATGGGGATTGAGATTGACACCCTTACCCCAGAACAGGTTCAATACCTCAATTCCTGGGAAGAAGGCACATAA
- the mtnA gene encoding S-methyl-5-thioribose-1-phosphate isomerase, which yields MRSIEWDETKKVVRMIDQRCLPQRLEMVECVDYHEVANAIRDMVIRGAPAIGVAGAMGMALAAIHSKYNDWEGFRRYLDEADKVLRASRPTAVNLFWALNRIQTILQRPIEDIEKLKKLILAEALRIAEEDIAINYQISLFGSELIQNGDVILHHCNTGALATVDWGTALGCIRMAHQQGKHIHVLVDETRPRLQGARLTAWELEQYGISYEIIVDGAAGYFLRTGKVQKVFFGADRIAANGDVANKIGTYMLALAAHSNGVPVYCAAPISTVDLSIPAGESIPIEERSADEVLDIQYKGENVVPKGAKARNPAFDVTPHFLLTAIITEKGVVYPPFEENLRQILS from the coding sequence ATGCGTTCAATAGAGTGGGATGAAACCAAAAAAGTTGTCCGAATGATAGATCAGCGCTGCTTACCCCAGCGTTTGGAAATGGTGGAGTGCGTAGACTATCATGAAGTTGCCAATGCGATTCGCGATATGGTGATTCGTGGTGCCCCCGCAATCGGTGTCGCCGGGGCGATGGGAATGGCTTTGGCGGCAATTCATTCCAAGTATAATGATTGGGAAGGTTTTCGCAGATATTTAGATGAGGCAGATAAAGTCCTGCGCGCATCCCGACCGACGGCTGTGAACCTGTTCTGGGCATTGAACAGGATACAGACGATTCTTCAGCGTCCCATTGAAGATATTGAAAAACTTAAAAAGCTCATCCTTGCCGAAGCGTTGCGAATCGCCGAGGAAGATATAGCCATTAACTATCAAATATCCCTTTTTGGCTCAGAACTGATTCAGAACGGAGATGTGATTCTTCATCATTGTAATACCGGAGCGTTAGCCACGGTAGATTGGGGAACTGCCCTGGGGTGCATCCGTATGGCGCATCAGCAGGGAAAGCATATTCACGTTCTGGTGGATGAGACCCGCCCACGATTACAAGGGGCTCGGTTGACTGCTTGGGAATTAGAGCAATATGGGATCTCTTATGAAATTATTGTAGATGGGGCAGCAGGATATTTTCTGAGAACAGGAAAAGTACAAAAAGTGTTTTTTGGCGCAGATCGCATTGCTGCTAACGGGGATGTAGCGAACAAGATTGGTACATACATGCTGGCTTTGGCTGCTCATTCCAATGGAGTTCCAGTTTATTGTGCCGCACCTATAAGTACTGTTGATTTATCCATCCCCGCTGGCGAATCCATTCCTATAGAGGAAAGATCAGCGGATGAGGTGTTGGATATTCAGTACAAAGGAGAGAATGTCGTTCCAAAAGGGGCAAAAGCGCGTAATCCGGCGTTTGATGTTACCCCTCATTTCCTACTTACAGCAATAATTACAGAGAAAGGTGTAGTTTATCCACCTTTTGAAGAAAATTTACGCCAAATTTTGAGTTAA
- a CDS encoding carbohydrate kinase family protein, with protein sequence MKIVVTGSVAYDYLMTFPGFFRDHILPERLETISLSFLVDSMVRQRGGTAPNIAYTLALLGEKPSVLATVGEDFGDYRTWLENHGVDTSLIKEIPGLYTASFFANTDQANNQIASFYPGAMAFASRLSLRDITSKPDLVIISPNDPLAMDQYVRECKELGIAYVYDPSQQVVRVSGEELRRGVDGAHSLFVNEYEFGLLQKHTGFSAAEIIQRVGFVVVTLGAKGADIYADGVRYHVEAVPPKQILDPTGVGDAFRGGFLRGYSLGLDWETCGRMGSVAAAYCLEVKGPQEHSYTIEEFVARYRQNFDDGGKLDILLKSKVAHKI encoded by the coding sequence TTGAAAATTGTTGTCACAGGTTCGGTGGCCTATGATTATTTGATGACTTTTCCCGGATTTTTTCGGGATCATATCTTGCCTGAAAGGCTGGAGACTATCAGTCTTTCGTTCCTGGTAGATTCGATGGTTCGTCAGCGTGGGGGGACTGCTCCGAATATCGCTTACACTCTTGCCTTGCTTGGTGAAAAGCCTTCTGTACTTGCTACCGTGGGGGAAGACTTTGGAGATTACCGGACGTGGTTAGAAAATCACGGTGTGGATACCAGCCTGATTAAGGAAATTCCTGGTTTGTACACGGCTTCGTTTTTTGCTAATACCGATCAAGCCAATAATCAAATTGCCAGTTTTTACCCTGGCGCAATGGCATTTGCTTCCAGACTTAGTTTGCGTGACATTACTTCCAAGCCCGATCTTGTAATCATTTCCCCGAATGATCCGCTGGCAATGGATCAATATGTCCGGGAATGTAAAGAATTGGGAATTGCATATGTCTATGATCCCAGTCAGCAGGTTGTACGAGTAAGCGGTGAGGAATTACGTCGAGGTGTAGATGGAGCCCATAGCCTGTTCGTGAATGAGTATGAATTTGGGCTTCTTCAAAAGCATACTGGTTTCTCTGCAGCAGAAATTATCCAACGAGTCGGTTTTGTGGTGGTAACCTTGGGAGCAAAAGGGGCGGACATCTATGCCGATGGCGTAAGATACCATGTGGAGGCAGTTCCTCCAAAACAAATATTAGACCCCACCGGGGTAGGCGATGCGTTCAGAGGAGGATTCTTGCGGGGATATAGCCTGGGATTGGATTGGGAGACTTGTGGAAGAATGGGTTCAGTTGCCGCCGCGTATTGCCTGGAAGTAAAGGGACCACAAGAACATTCGTATACCATTGAGGAATTTGTTGCCCGGTACCGCCAGAATTTTGATGATGGTGGTAAACTGGATATCCTGCTAAAATCAAAAGTTGCACATAAAATTTAG
- a CDS encoding tetratricopeptide repeat protein: MNFLDKSVSLRLFLLSLLLVLLAPFPSDWRDRQDWEIARRAQQDHGYLVQGEALRDIFQRHPWRQDIYEPLGVGAFLRGDDVLAFEYLWAAYRQGFISSQGQEILVKELLRQSKKEDAVQILMQIELPANCQFLSKYADTKRDLSFQDWLAILEKWNEKCPEEPFVLYQWGLFRIVENYHEGINCIKKAAQIQPEYQRVVSLLEEVNALSLSNQNHAYRLTLLGRALINLREYEEARLALQKAVEIQPVYAEAWAFLGEAKLELSDTTGKDDLKRAISLNPRSVISRVLYSLYLSREGNLEQAIEEMQQVLKIEPEQSIWYLELGRLTAKSGNLFEAYSYYEQATSLDPDNSLVWKSLAQFCVTYDFDVSGKGLFSAREALKLSPLDADAHKVMGDVLFKQGDFASAERFWVRTLQLNPSHAEAFLALGQLYLQENRLGEAQKMLENVFLFASQEETKLIAARLLERYFQVPLLTKNEP; this comes from the coding sequence ATGAATTTTCTGGATAAGAGTGTAAGCCTTCGTTTGTTCCTGTTATCCTTGCTCCTTGTTCTTCTGGCACCTTTCCCTTCTGACTGGCGAGATCGCCAGGACTGGGAAATTGCCAGAAGGGCTCAACAGGATCATGGGTACTTGGTTCAAGGTGAGGCACTCCGGGATATTTTTCAACGCCATCCATGGCGTCAGGATATTTACGAACCGTTGGGGGTAGGAGCCTTTCTGCGTGGAGATGATGTCTTAGCCTTTGAGTATCTATGGGCGGCCTACCGTCAGGGGTTTATTTCAAGCCAGGGACAAGAAATTTTAGTAAAGGAACTGCTCAGGCAAAGCAAAAAAGAAGATGCCGTGCAAATCTTAATGCAAATTGAATTGCCAGCCAACTGTCAGTTTTTGTCAAAATATGCTGACACGAAGAGGGATCTTTCTTTTCAAGATTGGCTTGCTATCCTGGAAAAATGGAATGAAAAGTGTCCTGAAGAACCCTTCGTTCTATACCAGTGGGGGCTTTTTCGGATTGTCGAGAATTATCACGAAGGGATTAATTGCATAAAAAAGGCGGCACAGATACAACCTGAATATCAAAGAGTTGTATCTCTTCTTGAGGAAGTTAATGCGCTGAGTCTTTCTAATCAAAATCATGCTTATCGCCTTACCTTGTTGGGAAGGGCTTTAATAAACTTGCGGGAATACGAGGAAGCGCGTTTGGCGTTGCAGAAAGCGGTGGAAATTCAACCTGTCTATGCAGAAGCATGGGCATTTCTTGGAGAAGCCAAACTCGAATTGTCTGACACTACCGGGAAAGACGACTTAAAGCGGGCAATTTCGCTCAACCCCCGATCGGTCATTTCCAGGGTCTTATACAGTCTTTATCTATCGAGAGAGGGAAATCTGGAACAGGCAATTGAAGAGATGCAACAGGTATTAAAAATCGAACCTGAACAATCTATCTGGTATCTTGAGTTGGGAAGATTAACTGCAAAAAGTGGCAATCTGTTTGAAGCCTATTCTTATTATGAACAGGCAACTTCCCTGGATCCTGATAATTCCTTAGTATGGAAATCTTTAGCGCAATTTTGTGTAACCTACGATTTTGATGTGTCTGGGAAAGGTTTGTTTTCTGCCAGAGAGGCTTTGAAGTTATCCCCTTTGGATGCTGATGCTCACAAGGTGATGGGAGATGTTCTCTTTAAGCAGGGGGATTTTGCCAGTGCGGAACGTTTCTGGGTTCGTACCTTACAACTAAACCCTTCGCATGCAGAGGCTTTTCTCGCTCTTGGTCAACTTTACCTTCAGGAAAATCGCTTGGGGGAAGCGCAAAAAATGTTGGAAAATGTCTTTTTGTTCGCATCTCAGGAAGAAACAAAACTGATTGCTGCCAGATTGCTGGAAAGATATTTTCAGGTGCCTTTATTGACAAAGAATGAACCATGA
- a CDS encoding M20/M25/M40 family metallo-hydrolase, translating to MTINLAEIYQKVIEDTCTIQQIPAPTFHEQKRAEFLSLRWKETDNLMPETDEAGNVLVFLPGQLDKFQVVISAHMDSVFPLDVPLHFRRDGNRIYGPGIGDNALGCATLLNLPLLIKDIPSPRGNIWLAGTTGEEGLGNLKGMKALLSRFHDTPTIYISLEGMGLGCILHRGLGVNRYRIEVHTPGGHSWTDAGSPSAIHEVVRLSRKLLDLPLPLSPRTTLNIGTIQGGTSINTIASHAAIEVDVRSEMLDTLKRMDELILDTARRFETDSVEISISSIGHRPAGSISEYHPLVNLLERILLHLNISPRREIASTEANLPLSYGIPAVTIGITSGAKAHTLEEYIECQPIEKGLLQLLQLIKQIWETSIFSS from the coding sequence ATGACTATAAACCTTGCGGAAATTTATCAAAAGGTCATTGAAGATACCTGTACCATTCAGCAAATCCCCGCTCCTACATTTCATGAGCAGAAAAGGGCCGAGTTTCTATCCTTGAGATGGAAAGAAACTGATAATCTAATGCCAGAAACTGACGAAGCAGGGAATGTCCTTGTTTTTCTGCCCGGACAGCTGGACAAATTTCAGGTTGTTATCTCTGCCCATATGGACAGTGTTTTTCCTCTGGATGTGCCACTTCATTTCAGGCGAGATGGTAACCGCATCTATGGTCCAGGCATAGGCGACAACGCTTTAGGTTGTGCTACTTTATTGAACTTGCCCCTGTTAATAAAAGATATTCCTTCGCCACGCGGTAATATCTGGTTGGCCGGGACAACAGGCGAGGAAGGATTGGGCAATCTTAAAGGAATGAAGGCTCTTCTTTCCCGTTTTCATGATACCCCAACGATTTACATCTCCCTGGAAGGCATGGGGTTAGGATGCATTCTTCATCGAGGTTTAGGGGTAAACCGCTACAGAATCGAGGTGCACACGCCAGGCGGTCACTCATGGACTGATGCTGGTTCTCCATCAGCAATCCATGAAGTGGTTCGCCTGTCCCGGAAACTTCTAGACCTGCCACTTCCTCTATCACCACGCACCACCCTTAACATCGGTACGATTCAGGGTGGAACCTCCATAAACACAATTGCTTCTCATGCAGCAATTGAAGTGGATGTGCGTTCTGAGATGTTGGACACCTTGAAGAGAATGGATGAGCTTATTCTGGATACTGCTCGTCGTTTTGAAACCGATTCGGTTGAAATCAGTATTTCTTCAATAGGGCATCGTCCTGCGGGAAGCATTTCTGAGTATCATCCTCTGGTAAACTTGCTGGAGAGAATTCTCTTACACCTGAACATATCCCCGAGACGAGAGATTGCCTCTACCGAAGCCAATCTCCCGCTAAGTTATGGGATTCCTGCTGTCACCATTGGAATTACAAGTGGAGCAAAGGCGCATACTCTGGAAGAATACATCGAATGTCAGCCTATAGAAAAAGGGTTGTTGCAGTTATTGCAACTGATTAAGCAAATCTGGGAAACCAGTATTTTTAGTTCGTGA